tttgacgtgctgaaaaccaaaatcggttcagccgcATTCGCCGTAgatagaaacgttggaaaagattttatttcaaaaaatagtttttcaagattctacggcgattggctgaaccgattttggtttgcagcatgtcaaaaaaagcaatttaattaaataaagcaaaatagctagattgagtctgatatcgcagcggaagtgccttaaaatcgaaagtctacggtggcgccatctgttggtggcttcgaacacttagggtttatgcaactggtgaattgtcgctagttcttatttttttgttcaggtCCTCATGAGAAATACAGAAAAGTTCCTTGTCGCCCCGGAGTTTTTGGATATTAATCTTGAAACATTGTCCCACTTCCTGTCACATACGAAGATGGACATGGTGAACAAAGCTGTTCTGATTGATTACTGCGATAGATACGCCTCGACGAAGAAACGCGGAGATTCATTGTtagtacaaaatttcaattgacacctcttttattccttttttgtaTATATACGTCAAGGGGAGCACCAGGCGTGTTGCGCtgcaatatgaaaaaattaaaacttgatatTCGTATTGAACAATTCCAATCAATTCCTGATATTCTTACGAGTTTGATTGCTATTTCTTTCCACGATGTGTGTGAATATGTTGAGTATGTCCAAATACTTCAGCTATACCcttaaaaatcttattttcctGTGCTCGCATCCCCACCTTTTCTCtttatacaataaaataaataaagttaacTGCAATAATTGGGGTGCATCAGCATGCAGAggtgtcagcgacgcggggcagtaggtaaaaccctgacaagaGGATGATTTTTTCACAACTTTTCACACTTTATTCGACTcacatttaaacaaatataatctGGCAGATGCATGGAGGAGAAGAGGAAGCTGGTGCATAGTACAGAATTGGAGGTTCTGTTAGCTCTCGCTGCCTCAGCCGAGCGAGTCGGTACGAAGGAGCTGGGAAAGTTGTGTGTCGACGagattaagaaatttttgtcCGTGCAAAATATCTGgcaaatttacaagaaaaatctCGAGAGCAAATATGTTGCGCTTGCTTGCGAGGAGGTATGAATTTTTTAGCCTAAAAAGTTGAtagttctaattttttgttcaggtGGTCATGCAATATACAAAAGAATTCCTTAGTAGCCCGCAGTTATCGGCTATTAATCCTGAAACTGTGTTCCACTTTCTCTCACTTACGAAGATGGACATTGCGAACGAAGCTGTTCCGTTAGACTGCTGCAATAATTACGCCTGGAAGAAGGAGCACTGGCATTCATTGTAAGCTCAAATTTACCTTCACACCTCTAATTCCTTCTTTGTGTGTTCTAAATTGGTCATATATGTCTAGGGGCACGCCGGGCGCGGGATACTGCAATAtgaaaacattgaaattaaaactgaatactcaattgaattcaatttatttatttgtcttttagCATGGTAATACATTCAGGTGATGATCTTCTCACAACATACTCTATCTGCTTATAAACAACGAAAACgatataaaaagtaaaaaaattcaatttatcacTATAGTTcttttgcaaaagaaaaatactcttgggaagagtaaaatttgtatgcagaaaaaatctttcaaggccgtggaaaattgtttgactCAGGGCTCTAGACGCAGTGTCACAGGCAAGGCATTGTACACGCTCGCAACACAAGCAAGGGGATTCTGCTTTGAAAGTAGCGATGTCTGGACTTGAATGTAGATCTGGCTTGCCCCGCGTGTCATGGCCGTGAACGTcacgtgttttttttagtACGCAGGGTACGTTTTGAAGAATTTGCACGACTCGTACACGTAAATAGAGAAAAAGGGcaacaaatttggaaaagagTGGTCGAGCGGAACAAAGAGGGATCGTAATGCCGAACATTTCCAATCAATTCTTGTATCAGGCTATGTAGCCGATTCGCTATTTCAgtccaaataaattatttcacacaTTATTCGAGTcacatttaaacaaatttattctggCAGATGCCTGGAGGAGCAGAGGGAGCTGGTGCATAGTTCGAGATTGGAGGTTCTGATAGCTCTGGCTACCTCGGCCGAGCAGTTCGGTGCGGAGAAGCTGGGAAAGTTTTGCGTCGACAAGCTAAAGAACCTTTTGTCAGTGCAAAACGTCTGGCAAATTTACAACGAACATCTCAAGAGCAAATATGTTGCGCTTGCCTGCGAGGAggtatgaatttttcatcctgAAAAGTTgctagatttaattttttgttcaggtTTTCAAGAGAAATACAGAAGAATTCCTTAAGAGCCCGcactttttttatattgatccTGAAACTCTGTTCCACTTTCTCTCACTTACGAGGATGGACATAGCGAATGAAGATGTCCTGGTTGACTACTGCAATTCATATGCCTGGTGGAATAGAGACTGGAATTCATTGTAAGCTCCATTTACATCCACACCTCTTACATATTCCATTTTCGTTTTCTAAATGGATTATTATACTTCACGAGGTGCGCCGGGCAAGTGGCGCtgcaatatgaaaaaattatcaaataaattaaaacttgatgttcattttgaaaaatgccaaTCAATACCTGAAATTCGTACCAGGATATACAGCCACTAATTCGAATATTTCGGACccaaaaacacatttaaaagcTTGCGACCAGTAAGTAGAAAGGAGTATTTTCTGATAAGTTTAGGGCGATGTTAAGACGACAGTTCCACAGCCCTATTCACTCCTATCAATGGCTGTGGGTATGCACTTGCGGGAGGCACATCGATCATTGTTACGATCTCTTTGGGACTTTACACTCACGTTTAAAAAGTATGGAATGAGCAAAAATAACCTTGATTTACGCTACTCCTGTTCGATCCATAAGACATAAGAGTGAACAGGGCCTGATTGTGATCGATTCTGTCTTGAATCCGCTGTGAGCCATTCAGAGAACCACTTTCCCCTTCAATGTTTGGTAACTCACTTtcttttggtaatttttaatggcCAGGCTGTTTCATCTTCAGGTTGTTTCGAGTCTTTGCTGTCTATATTTTCTGTCTGTCTGATGGCTCCATCTATAATGAAATCTATAATGAAATTCCACTTGAATCACTCATCATTTTACTcacattcaaacaaatttatattggCAGACTCCCGAATGAGAAGAGGAAGCTggtgaaaattacaaaatttgaggCTCTTTCAGCTCTGGCTGCCTCGGTCGAGCGGGTTGGTGCGAATGAGCTGAGAAAGTTGTGCATCGACGAGCTAAAGTTCAACTTGTCCGTGCACAACATCTGGCAAATATACAACAAAAATCTCGAGAGCGAAGGTGTTACTCTTGCCTGCGAAGAggtatgaatttttcagcacGAAATGTAGctagttctaatttttttggtcAGATGCTCATGAGAAATACAGAAGAATTCCTGAAGAGTCcgcattttttggaaattgatCCTGAAACACTGTCCCACTTCCTTTCACTTAAGATGTTGGACATAGCGAGTGAAGCTGTTCTGATTGATTACTGCGATAAATACGCCTCGACGAAGAAACACGGAGATTCGTTGTAtgcataattttcattcacaccttttattccatttttgtgaaaatgagTTATTTACGGGCGCTGCAATGTTATAACTTCAAAATTAGCACTGGATATTAATGTTGCATAATGCCAATTAATTCCTTGAGATTCGAATCTTGTTAGATAGCCGTTACTTTGGTCATTTTGATCCGAAAAAATCATGTGTTCAAAACGCTCGTGACCACTAAGTAgaaagaagcaatttttaattgagtagTTTTGcatcaattcaccagttgcataaacccttagtgttcgaagccgcctaCAGATGGCgacaccgtatactttcgtaataaatttaattttaaggcacttccactgcgatttcagacttcAATCTAGCTAATGTGCATTTGTCatttaatatgctttcttttgacgtgctgaaaaccaaaatcagtccagctattcgccgtagaaacattgaaaaatattttttatttaaaaaaaatattttttcaagatgctacggcgattggctgcaccgatttttattttcagcacgtcaaaagaaagcatattaaacgaagaatgcacagtagctagattgattctgaaatcgcagtggaagtgccttaaaattgaaagtctacggtggcttcgaacactaaaggtttatgcaactggtcaattcagCAAAAATGTATTCGCTTTCTCCTTCAATCTAAGGGGAAGTTAATCTGAGCTAAATAGATGATGATCCGTCGTTTGGCACCACAAATATCCTATTTCTGTTGTAGATTCATGTTCCGCGAGTACGCTATCCCATACCTCCGTTTGTTAACTCTGACGGAGGACGAAATGAATGGCCCGATCAAGAAATACCTAGAAGATTTCAAATGGTCCAGTTGTCTCCAAGAAATCAAGCTTGGTACCAGCCGTGAACCGATAAATTCCTTCGCGGGAGAGGGGCTTCACATGCAAGCGCGTTTTTGCAAAGTTCGGATTGAGCGGACACTTGACTCTGAGGCGAGCTGCACCCTGACCATCGTTCCGGACGAGCTGGTAGCCAACCTCAAGGACACCTTGCTGAAT
The nucleotide sequence above comes from Cloeon dipterum chromosome X, ieCloDipt1.1, whole genome shotgun sequence. Encoded proteins:
- the LOC135946651 gene encoding uncharacterized protein LOC135946651 yields the protein MDMVNKAVLIDYCDRYASTKKRGDSLCMEEKRKLVHSTELEVLLALAASAERVGTKELGKLCVDEIKKFLSVQNIWQIYKKNLESKYVALACEEVVMQYTKEFLSSPQLSAINPETVFHFLSLTKMDIANEAVPLDCCNNYAWKKEHWHSLCLEEQRELVHSSRLEVLIALATSAEQFGAEKLGKFCVDKLKNLLSVQNVWQIYNEHLKSKYVALACEEVFKRNTEEFLKSPHFFYIDPETLFHFLSLTRMDIANEDVLVDYCNSYAWWNRDWNSLLPNEKRKLVKITKFEALSALAASVERVGANELRKLCIDELKFNLSVHNIWQIYNKNLESEGVTLACEEMLMRNTEEFLKSPHFLEIDPETLSHFLSLKMLDIASEAVLIDYCDKYASTKKHGDSLFMFREYAIPYLRLLTLTEDEMNGPIKKYLEDFKWSSCLQEIKLGTSREPINSFAGEGLHMQARFCKVRIERTLDSEASCTLTIVPDELVANLKDTLLNDSISVPKTAKHNFALLFKPNRDILIKEFEFFLPLSIQRNSKNWCMEQMEHDFQTFSSSFHARIVVESTAKTCCTSFDLSKNMQDGLVTLRPSVDVKVDRFTDVRIEVIICGNSYLPDLGAIVDDCVEHKRKYVERNKVFVNCTSGKLQFQHYELDEESTVLREEKNTIFKSVLFDSITY